GTCTTATTCCAACACATAGATAGCTACTACTATTACAACCTTTTACTTCAACTAActatttctttataaaaataaaaaataaaaaatataataaattatcgAGAGTACGTTCCGCCTTttgatttatgaaaattatttcgTTCCGAGATTTAAAACGTTCTAATAAGATcgtctttttcatttatttaataaaattttattttataaattaaacccaaattttcttttaattttccgaaattaaataagaattagGGAGGCGCCGGCAGCCGGCTATGGAAGTTTCCGGCAGCCACTGCTGACAGTGGCACGGCAGAATCAACGGCGGACATGGAGTTGACAGGATGTTGGTTTGGTCTATGTTCTGTTCTTGTTCAGTCAAGTTGTGTGTAATTTGTCAATGTTCTGATTTTACagaagaaattaataataataataataacaataataatttttgaattacaaaagaaacaaataacaattttatatatttatgtaaattaaattaataaaaataataacattaaaaaaattagagataatATATGAGTCGTAGATAGACGATTTTCATCCACATATTTACagtaagagtttttttttaactttttcacGACGGTAAAAGATgttaatgttgtttttaaaattccaTGGGTATTtttcgaaataaaataataaatttttagatataatatatatgtttgttagtTATGATTggttcataattatttatttatttctttttacttcCCTATTTAAAATGGCAGTTTGTACTCGCATTtctatatttgtatttaatttgaaatattctttaattaaattatttaaaaacaaaagcaaaagcaataataataataataattggggAAAAAATTGGGTTAAAAACGAGgaatttaatcattaaaataaaaggttttgTTTTTCCAGGGGTACAAAGGgtacaataataaatatgtaatgtttttatttgcatttatcgcttaataaataatattatttttcctatATTTAGTACATTAACCATGTGgagtaaaaatagaaaaagcaACACACCATTCTAGATctatctaaattaaattaaattaaattaaattaaaataaaataacgaGGAcctaattatataatttaattcttagggaaaatacaaataagacaaaaatatctaaataccaaaaaggacaaaataTCCAATTACGCAGCTGTCCACTTGGGTTTGGGTATTTATGTCATTTACTTTATCATAGCCGCGGTGGATAATTTCGTAATTTAGTATTCATtttactaattatttaattttaacgcTCCATCTCatgcaaatatatatatatatatagatagatagttttttttttttaattataaaaattaaattaactaattaatgtttattatttgtttataaatatatagattAAAATGTCCTGATCTGACATCGATtgtagaggggaacaaaacagaaacatttcttataagggtataaaaaCCTGTCTCAtatgagttttaaaattgtgaggctgacgacgatgcgtaataggccaaaacagataatatttttccagcgatgagcttgagctgttacgaatagtatcagagctaaacatGGGAAGGTGTGTAGCGAGGATGCTAACCCCTAAAGAGGGTAGATGGTGAGATTCCTAGTCCATTTGGGAGCTCGCTGGGTGGGccgttataaatagtattagagccagacagcAGGAGGCGTGTCAATGATGACGAGTTGGGTGAttagttacaaatggtatcagagccagacaacGAAAGGTGTGTCGGGGATGTATAGTGAGATTCTGCATTGATTGGAGAATgtaacgaaatattccttataaaagtgtggccaaaacggacaatattattgtttataagagtgtgaaaacttttcacgcgttttaaaattgcgATATAAGTAAGGGCAAAAGcgggtaatttttttttaaggttaagaGTGGATGGTGGTGGATCAGTTGTCAGCAACCTGTGTTTATGTTATGTCCAGTGGTCTTCTCATTTGGTCTGCAGAGATTTTGGTGAAAATGACTTTGACTGCCCTCGCCATTACTCGGGCACAGAAGATTCCATTTCCGGCCTCCGGgttcattctttttatttatttatttgttttaaattattaattgtaatatttattcctttttttttttataattattattataatcgttgaattaaaaaatgaatggaTTATTAAACactaattaactaattaagcTTTGTAATTTAAGCTTAAAAAGTGTATTAAGCGTTTCCCTATGTgcctatatatataaaatcctCTCGACTGCAATTTTTATGAGAACCTCCGTGGGAGAgcttgagagagagagagagagagagcgatgGAGCTCGACGAGCACGTTTTCTTAGAGGAGTTGATGGCTCTACGTAGAGATTCAAATTGGGACGCCATTCCAAATGAACTTAGCGATCTCTGTTGGAATGCTTGGGCATTCGATTACTGTTTCGATCAAAGCGGTATGAATTTCCACCCAAATTCTTCGTCGGAACCTCTCTCTGCGCAGAATCTGGACGAGTTTTACCATCCTTTGGGAAATGAGTTCTCAGTGACAGGAATGGCCGATTCCGCCTATGCTGCCATGGAAGTAGCAGCGGCGCCTCTGCCATTTCAAGCAGAGCGTCCGAATGCGGAgcgagaaggagaaggagaaggagaagaagaggaggaacTAGGTTTTCTTGCGGATGAGATTCAGAATATGGAGGTGGTTCAAGTTCAATCGGCTTGCAAAATGGAGCCGAATCAATCTCCAGAACTCCCTGTTTTCAACATCGGAACATGCTCCTCCATCGAACGAAAGAACAGATCGAAGAAATTGCAAGGCCAACCGTCGAAGAATCTAATGGCGGAGAGACGGAGAAGGAAGCGCTTGAACGATCGCCTCTCCATGCTCAGATCCATCGTGCCTAAGATCAGCAAGGTAAAAAATCAAACGAGTTTTAATTCCAGAAATGCTCGAAAATGAATCTCTGAGGCTGCTTGAAACCGAAATCGATATCTGGTTGATTTTTGAACAGATGGACCGAACTGCGATTCTGGCAGATGCGATTGAGTACATGAAAGAATTGCTGGAGAAGATCGGGAATCTGCAGAGAGAAGTGGATGGATCAAATCCAAGGACGAATTCATTGAACAACACAAAACCGAGCGAATTGGTAGCGAGAAATTCACCAAAAGTAATCCAACTTTTTCTGGCTTTTCCGTCTTTTGATACAATCACTCGATTATTGTTGTTACCGAAACTGATTAGTTCCAAATCGTGGGCGTACAGTTTGAGGTGGAAAGCAGAATGGGGAAGACGAGGATCGAGATTTGCTGTGCGGCAAAACCAGGATTGATCTTATCGACGGTGAATACGATTGAAGCGTTGGGGCTTGAGATTCAACAGTGCGTAATTAGCAGCTTCAATGATTTCGCATTGCAAGCCACTTGTTCTTCTCAGGTAATGCTTCCTCCTTCTTCCACtttgtttattataattatttatttccatttcattaatattttaaattctcaattaaatcttgaaaaaaaaaattattgaactcgagttttttatttaattttttaaaatagaaagtaATGTTAATTAACTAGAAATAGTAAGAGAGAACGTAGGgttaataaagtaaaatacatttagtctttaattttgattattttatttttagttttatttctatttagtttctaatttctttatgTCTATTaacaaacatttaaattaaattttattaattttcatcctttctggaattaatttaaaattttcatatggtaaatgttttaaattaattaattaaaattttattgcaAAGATTAAAGTTGAGCATTAGTGGAATTTGAGACCtaaagatcaaataaaaattcaaaattcaaagtataatgtttttaaaacctaaatagaaattaaaatttgaatttgaagtaTCCTTGATTTTAAAGAAAAGGtctttgtttattattattattatttgaataataatctACGCAatgttttgtatttattgaaaaaaaatgacattaaaaatactatattttatttattctaaaatagaattaatttgtgtaaaaaaaaaaaaaaattgacttgAAAATAGGAAATAAAGCAGAGAACAGAACTGAAGCCTGAAGAACTGAAGGAAGCTTTATTTAGGAATTCAGGTTATGGGGGAAGCTGcttgtagatttttttttttttttttttttttttttttttttttttttttNTAATGagtttccaattttctttccacaacccttctttcttaatttaattcaaatggTGAAatgaattaagtttttttttttttaaatctccgacatactttcatttttttaaattcattatattggaagaaaaaaaaaatgacaaataattttatttatttcatatttcattaaaaCGTTTTCTGGGATGCCTTCACGT
The nucleotide sequence above comes from Cucurbita pepo subsp. pepo cultivar mu-cu-16 chromosome LG11, ASM280686v2, whole genome shotgun sequence. Encoded proteins:
- the LOC111805371 gene encoding transcription factor bHLH93-like — its product is MELDEHVFLEELMALRRDSNWDAIPNELSDLCWNAWAFDYCFDQSGMNFHPNSSSEPLSAQNLDEFYHPLGNEFSVTGMADSAYAAMEVAAAPLPFQAERPNAEREGEGEGEEEEELGFLADEIQNMEVVQVQSACKMEPNQSPELPVFNIGTCSSIERKNRSKKLQGQPSKNLMAERRRRKRLNDRLSMLRSIVPKISKMDRTAILADAIEYMKELLEKIGNLQREVDGSNPRTNSLNNTKPSELVARNSPKFEVESRMGKTRIEICCAAKPGLILSTVNTIEALGLEIQQCVISSFNDFALQATCSSQEIKQRTELKPEELKEALFRNSGYGGSCL